A single window of Treponema denticola ATCC 35405 DNA harbors:
- a CDS encoding DNA adenine methylase — translation MKEQREENKDFLTTQIITYLGNKRSLIDKIEEEVKLISKYLNKEKLICADIFSGSGIVARMLKKYASKIIVNDLENYSYVINSCYLTNKEEYPKKLCNELRDEIISSSLNKKIPGIISENYAPKDDNKIEKGERVFYTRKNALLIDTYRNLIDKIVREENLKKFFFAPLITEASIHVNTSGVFKGFYKDKNTGVGCFGASGKNALTRILGKVELKEPVFSNFNSELEIFTKDAVILSKEIKNVDIAYIDPPYNQHPYGSNYFMLNLILKNRLDVPISPVSGITQGWNRSVFNKPYLALKSMEEIISSLDACYAVISYNSEGFISFEEMTNMLQKYGELKTVEIKYNTFRGSRNLNKRNIHVSEYLFVLKK, via the coding sequence ATGAAAGAGCAGCGAGAAGAAAATAAGGACTTTCTTACCACACAGATAATTACATACCTCGGAAATAAAAGATCTTTGATAGATAAAATAGAAGAAGAGGTAAAACTTATTTCGAAGTACTTAAACAAGGAAAAACTTATCTGTGCGGATATTTTTTCTGGTTCCGGTATAGTTGCCCGCATGTTAAAAAAATATGCTTCAAAAATAATCGTTAATGATTTGGAAAATTATTCATATGTGATAAACTCCTGCTATCTTACAAACAAAGAAGAATACCCTAAAAAACTTTGTAATGAATTACGAGATGAAATTATATCTTCTTCTTTAAATAAAAAAATACCCGGCATAATTTCCGAAAACTATGCTCCCAAGGATGACAACAAAATCGAAAAAGGAGAAAGAGTTTTTTATACACGTAAGAATGCTCTTTTAATCGACACATATAGAAATCTTATCGATAAAATTGTTCGGGAAGAAAATTTAAAAAAGTTTTTTTTTGCTCCATTAATTACCGAAGCTTCAATTCACGTAAATACGAGCGGTGTATTTAAGGGCTTTTATAAGGATAAGAATACGGGGGTAGGCTGTTTCGGTGCCAGCGGAAAAAATGCCTTAACAAGAATATTGGGCAAAGTAGAATTAAAAGAACCTGTCTTTAGTAATTTTAATTCCGAACTTGAAATTTTTACTAAGGATGCAGTTATTCTTTCAAAAGAAATAAAGAATGTTGATATTGCTTATATCGACCCTCCTTATAATCAGCACCCCTACGGTTCAAATTATTTTATGCTTAATTTAATTCTTAAAAATAGGCTTGATGTTCCCATAAGCCCCGTCAGCGGAATTACCCAAGGATGGAATCGTTCCGTTTTTAATAAACCTTATCTTGCTCTAAAGTCAATGGAAGAAATTATCTCTTCTCTTGATGCATGTTATGCCGTCATCTCCTACAACTCGGAAGGTTTTATTTCTTTTGAAGAGATGACAAATATGTTACAGAAATACGGAGAATTAAAAACCGTCGAAATAAAATATAATACTTTTCGGGGGAGCCGAAATCTTAACAAGAGAAATATTCATGTTTCTGAATACTTGTTTGTTTTAAAAAAATAG
- a CDS encoding AbrB/MazE/SpoVT family DNA-binding domain-containing protein, whose amino-acid sequence MGYPKGKYAWTVKVGEKGQFVIPKEARDVFNINPGDTLIVLGDINQGIAIPPKNMFTSIIDNIFGGNVPKEDEE is encoded by the coding sequence ATGGGTTATCCAAAAGGAAAATATGCTTGGACGGTTAAGGTTGGAGAGAAAGGGCAGTTCGTTATACCTAAAGAAGCCCGTGATGTTTTCAACATTAATCCCGGTGATACCTTGATTGTTTTGGGAGATATAAACCAAGGCATCGCCATTCCGCCTAAAAATATGTTCACAAGTATTATTGACAATATTTTCGGAGGTAATGTACCAAAGGAGGACGAAGAATGA
- a CDS encoding SPFH domain-containing protein — MLNFIIPIVIAAIIAIVFIVALFRSIRIVPHKVALIVERLGKYHTTLDAGFHILFPFLDRVKYKQNLKEQAIDVPAQDCFTKDNVQVRIDGILYLQVFDPIKASYGIRDYRYATILLAQTTMRSVVGQLDLDDTFEAREQINAQVVKAVDEASDPWGVKVTRYEIQNIRVSDSIMDAMENQMKAEREKRAEIAHSVGEMETVINLSRAAYEEAVNISEGEKERMINEAEGQAREIVAVAEATADGIKKIAASTQIQGGMEAAKLTVSQEWINALSSIDENTKIIMSADFTDIKKMTIDMAEEIIQ, encoded by the coding sequence ATGCTTAATTTTATAATCCCGATTGTTATTGCGGCAATCATTGCCATAGTTTTTATTGTTGCTCTTTTTAGAAGCATTCGAATTGTTCCGCATAAGGTTGCCCTGATTGTAGAACGCTTAGGCAAGTATCACACAACCTTGGATGCCGGTTTTCATATTCTATTTCCGTTTTTGGATAGAGTAAAGTATAAGCAAAATCTAAAGGAACAGGCCATAGATGTTCCCGCCCAAGACTGTTTTACCAAGGACAACGTTCAGGTACGCATTGACGGAATCCTCTATCTTCAAGTCTTTGATCCGATTAAGGCAAGCTACGGTATACGCGATTACCGCTATGCAACTATTTTGCTTGCACAGACGACCATGCGCTCTGTAGTAGGACAGCTGGATTTGGATGACACCTTTGAAGCAAGGGAACAGATAAATGCTCAGGTTGTAAAAGCCGTAGATGAAGCTTCGGATCCTTGGGGCGTAAAAGTTACCCGTTACGAAATTCAAAACATAAGAGTTTCCGATTCTATTATGGATGCCATGGAAAACCAGATGAAGGCCGAAAGAGAAAAGCGAGCAGAAATAGCCCACTCGGTCGGAGAGATGGAAACGGTTATCAACCTTTCAAGAGCAGCTTATGAAGAAGCCGTAAACATAAGCGAAGGTGAAAAAGAAAGAATGATAAATGAGGCGGAAGGTCAGGCCCGCGAAATTGTTGCCGTTGCCGAAGCCACTGCCGACGGTATTAAAAAAATTGCCGCTTCTACCCAAATTCAAGGCGGTATGGAAGCTGCAAAGCTCACCGTTTCACAAGAATGGATAAACGCTTTAAGCTCTATAGATGAAAATACAAAGATAATTATGTCCGCAGATTTTACAGACATAAAGAAAATGACCATCGACATGGCCGAAGAAATAATCCAATAA
- a CDS encoding SPFH domain-containing protein — MIALYVALVVAVIILFSIAVVVPEQESYVIERLGKYSRTLTAGFHILTPFIDRIAYKQNLKEEALDVDPQVCITADNVQVQVDGILYLKIFDPVKASYGIDNYRYAVAQLAKTTMRSEIGKLELDKTFCGREGLNDNIVKALDEASDNWGIKVTRYEIRDITPTRTILEAMERQMRAEREKRANILSSEGKQQSRINISLGKKKEAINKAMGEKQRRINLAEGRSKAIEITSNATAEGLRLIADALSQPGGRTAMGIRLAENYIQRFEHIIKKSNVSVYPENIAGLAAFSDIIKNAGKEVKVIQGGQNA, encoded by the coding sequence ATGATAGCTTTATATGTTGCTCTGGTCGTAGCGGTTATTATTTTATTTTCGATAGCTGTTGTAGTTCCGGAACAAGAAAGTTATGTTATTGAAAGGCTTGGAAAATATTCGCGGACTCTTACTGCGGGTTTCCATATCTTAACCCCATTTATAGACAGGATTGCTTATAAGCAAAATCTAAAGGAAGAAGCCTTGGACGTAGATCCTCAAGTTTGTATCACGGCCGATAACGTTCAGGTACAGGTTGACGGAATTCTTTATCTAAAAATATTCGATCCGGTTAAGGCAAGCTATGGAATCGATAATTACCGCTATGCAGTCGCCCAGCTTGCAAAAACAACTATGCGAAGCGAAATAGGAAAACTGGAACTTGATAAAACTTTTTGCGGAAGAGAAGGCTTAAACGACAATATAGTAAAGGCCCTCGATGAAGCTTCCGACAACTGGGGCATAAAGGTTACCCGCTACGAAATACGGGATATTACGCCTACCCGCACAATCCTCGAAGCCATGGAAAGGCAGATGAGGGCCGAAAGAGAAAAGCGGGCTAATATTCTTTCGAGTGAAGGAAAACAGCAGTCCCGAATAAATATTTCTTTGGGTAAAAAGAAAGAAGCTATAAACAAGGCTATGGGCGAAAAGCAGCGAAGAATCAATCTTGCCGAAGGCCGCTCAAAGGCTATAGAGATAACGAGTAATGCGACAGCCGAAGGCTTGCGTTTAATTGCAGATGCGCTTTCTCAACCGGGAGGAAGAACGGCTATGGGCATCCGTCTTGCCGAAAACTATATTCAAAGGTTCGAGCATATTATTAAAAAATCAAATGTTTCGGTTTACCCCGAAAACATTGCAGGCCTTGCAGCCTTTAGCGATATCATTAAAAATGCAGGAAAAGAAGTGAAGGTCATACAGGGAGGTCAAAATGCTTAA
- a CDS encoding ABC transporter ATP-binding protein: MSAIVTAQLTKKYGGITAVDNLNLTVEQGELFALLGVNGAGKTTTIKMLSCLIKPTSGDALLLGNSIISASHAIKKKINISPQETAVAANLSVLENLELIAGIYGQDSKTAKKNAYEIAQKFKLENELNKKAKHLSGGMQRRLSIAMALISDPQILFLDEPTLGLDVLARRELWASIKELKGKVTIILTTHYMDEVETLSDRVGIMSKGKLKAMGTVQELTMQTDTVKLEDAFVILSGGVL; encoded by the coding sequence ATGAGTGCCATTGTAACTGCACAGCTTACAAAAAAATACGGCGGTATAACTGCTGTAGATAATCTTAATTTAACTGTTGAGCAAGGTGAATTATTTGCCTTACTCGGTGTGAACGGAGCTGGAAAAACCACAACAATTAAAATGCTTTCTTGTCTAATAAAACCCACGAGCGGTGATGCCTTGTTGCTTGGCAACAGTATTATTTCAGCATCCCATGCAATAAAGAAAAAAATAAATATTTCTCCTCAGGAAACGGCGGTAGCCGCTAATTTGTCGGTTTTAGAGAACTTGGAACTTATTGCGGGAATCTACGGGCAAGACAGTAAAACAGCAAAGAAAAACGCTTACGAGATAGCTCAAAAATTCAAATTGGAAAATGAATTGAACAAAAAAGCAAAACACTTATCGGGAGGTATGCAGAGGCGCCTTTCTATTGCAATGGCACTGATTTCAGATCCGCAGATTTTATTTCTCGATGAACCGACCCTAGGACTTGATGTATTGGCTCGCCGTGAGTTATGGGCATCCATTAAAGAGTTAAAAGGAAAAGTGACAATTATACTCACAACTCATTATATGGATGAAGTTGAAACGCTGTCCGATCGTGTCGGAATAATGTCAAAAGGCAAGTTAAAAGCGATGGGTACGGTACAGGAATTAACTATGCAAACAGATACTGTCAAGCTGGAGGACGCTTTTGTTATACTTTCCGGAGGTGTGTTATGA